From Coriobacteriia bacterium, the proteins below share one genomic window:
- a CDS encoding penicillin-binding protein 2, giving the protein MKKRQEKADKEQSSAKAASAESSKSGARVSTRPEIPDNVKSSLAKAKEFTRRHLLELGLGGAFAVVAIRLGWLQTVKTGAYASAAKTERTANITLPYRRGAIYDRNGILLAQSVDATTVYANPKQIKTADINATANTLSEILGGSATAYAALISDNTLSFVYVEKRVDPAVAEKLKTRLSELKLGGISYLEDSRRVYPLGEVAGNLIGCVGEEGKGLTGLELYYDDLLTGTDGSLIEERSRDGAPVVGGQSERVDPIDGTNIVISIDVDIQRTAQETLASTIDEWNCGDGVAIVMHPETGEILACASTPFLDPSRLDLATSDALKLRGITDSYEPGSTTKPLTASMAIDLGIATPDTVYPAPAKIQVGDSWVGDADARADFIEMTLTQVLERSSNVGAVLCAESVGAEHFSQYLAKYGVGTATGIDYPGEATGIVPELKDYSGAWQFMAFGQSFAVPPIQMARAVGAIANEGVPVQPHFLISKGGEEVTYERGERVIATATAEQVGWMMNSVVVNGYGRTGAIDGYNLSAKTGTSERLDPNTGAYAKDSFTVSFMGFGPTEDPKALVYILFDEVDMAHQGTSAGAPWAAIMQETLTKLDIAPSW; this is encoded by the coding sequence GTGAAGAAACGCCAGGAAAAAGCCGATAAAGAGCAATCTTCGGCAAAAGCGGCATCTGCGGAGAGCAGCAAGAGCGGTGCGCGGGTTTCCACGCGTCCTGAGATCCCCGACAACGTCAAATCATCTCTGGCGAAGGCGAAAGAGTTCACCCGGCGCCACCTTCTCGAGCTCGGCCTAGGAGGTGCGTTTGCTGTCGTCGCCATACGACTGGGGTGGCTGCAGACCGTCAAGACGGGCGCGTACGCCTCGGCCGCCAAGACGGAGCGCACGGCGAACATTACGCTGCCCTACCGGCGCGGCGCCATCTATGACCGCAACGGCATCCTGCTTGCGCAGAGCGTGGACGCTACGACGGTCTACGCGAATCCCAAGCAGATAAAGACGGCCGACATCAACGCGACGGCCAACACACTCTCTGAGATACTCGGTGGCTCGGCCACGGCATACGCGGCTCTGATCAGCGATAACACGCTGTCGTTCGTCTACGTCGAGAAGCGCGTCGACCCCGCCGTCGCCGAGAAGCTGAAGACCCGCCTCTCGGAGCTCAAGCTCGGCGGCATCTCCTATCTGGAAGACTCTCGCCGCGTCTACCCGCTCGGAGAGGTGGCAGGCAACCTCATTGGCTGCGTTGGCGAGGAGGGCAAGGGGCTCACGGGCCTCGAGCTCTACTACGACGATCTCCTCACGGGTACGGACGGCTCGCTCATCGAGGAGCGCAGTCGCGACGGCGCGCCCGTCGTCGGCGGTCAAAGCGAGCGCGTCGACCCGATCGACGGCACGAACATCGTCATCTCCATCGACGTCGACATTCAGCGCACGGCGCAGGAGACGCTGGCGAGCACCATCGACGAGTGGAACTGCGGCGACGGCGTGGCCATCGTCATGCACCCCGAGACGGGCGAGATCCTGGCGTGCGCTTCGACGCCCTTCCTCGACCCATCGCGGCTTGACCTTGCCACGTCAGACGCGCTCAAGCTGCGCGGCATCACGGACTCGTACGAGCCGGGATCAACGACGAAGCCGTTGACGGCGTCCATGGCCATCGACCTGGGCATCGCGACGCCCGACACCGTCTACCCGGCGCCGGCCAAGATCCAGGTCGGCGACAGCTGGGTCGGTGACGCGGACGCGCGCGCCGACTTCATCGAGATGACGCTCACGCAGGTGCTCGAGCGCTCCTCCAACGTCGGCGCCGTGCTGTGCGCGGAGAGTGTCGGGGCAGAGCACTTCTCGCAGTACCTGGCCAAGTACGGCGTGGGCACCGCGACGGGCATCGACTACCCCGGAGAGGCGACGGGCATCGTCCCGGAGCTGAAGGATTACAGCGGGGCGTGGCAGTTCATGGCGTTCGGCCAGAGCTTTGCCGTGCCGCCCATCCAGATGGCTCGCGCTGTCGGCGCCATCGCCAACGAGGGTGTGCCGGTGCAGCCCCACTTCCTCATCTCGAAGGGCGGCGAGGAGGTCACGTACGAGCGCGGCGAGCGCGTCATCGCCACGGCGACGGCCGAGCAGGTCGGCTGGATGATGAACAGCGTCGTCGTCAACGGCTACGGCAGGACGGGCGCCATCGACGGGTATAACCTGTCGGCAAAAACGGGTACGTCCGAGCGCCTCGACCCGAACACGGGCGCCTACGCCAAGGACTCGTTCACGGTGTCGTTCATGGGCTTCGGCCCGACGGAGGATCCAAAAGCCCTGGTCTATATTCTCTTTGACGAGGTGGATATGGCCCATCAGGGCACCAGCGCCGGCGCTCCATGGGCTGCTATCATGCAGGAGACGCTGACGAAGCTCGACATAGCGCCCTCCTGGTAA